One stretch of Amycolatopsis tolypomycina DNA includes these proteins:
- a CDS encoding glycosyltransferase, whose translation MAREETTLATLSEPDRTEPDPTEPDLPRERTGGRAHVVLPAFNEEASLPPLLHRLADVARTEQVTVWVVDDGSADATVAVAEAGYGGLDVRVVRHLVNLGLGRAVQSGLRAALEAASPDDIVVVMDADDTHDPSLIRALHAEITAGADVAICSRFVPGGDDRTAPFGRRLLSRGAAQLFHRALDVDGVRDFTSGYRAYRASLLARASAHWGERLIEEQGFACMVELLLKLRHCRPVITEVPLALRYDRKQGPSKLKLRRTVVQYLKLLARDRLSPAPYRKL comes from the coding sequence GTGGCGCGCGAAGAAACCACCCTGGCCACACTGTCCGAACCGGACCGCACCGAACCGGATCCCACTGAACCGGATCTCCCGAGGGAACGGACCGGCGGACGGGCGCACGTCGTGCTGCCCGCGTTCAACGAAGAAGCGTCCCTGCCGCCGCTGCTGCACCGGCTCGCCGACGTGGCCCGCACCGAGCAGGTCACCGTCTGGGTCGTCGACGACGGCTCCGCGGACGCCACGGTCGCCGTGGCCGAGGCGGGCTACGGCGGGCTCGACGTCCGCGTCGTGCGGCACCTGGTGAACCTCGGGCTCGGCCGCGCGGTGCAGTCCGGGCTCCGGGCGGCGCTGGAAGCCGCGAGCCCCGACGACATCGTCGTGGTGATGGACGCCGACGACACGCACGACCCGTCCCTGATCCGCGCGCTGCACGCGGAGATCACCGCCGGCGCCGACGTCGCCATCTGCTCGCGGTTCGTCCCCGGCGGTGACGACCGGACCGCCCCGTTCGGGCGGCGGCTGCTCTCCCGCGGCGCGGCCCAGCTGTTCCACCGCGCCCTCGACGTCGACGGCGTCCGGGACTTCACCAGCGGCTACCGCGCCTACCGGGCGTCGCTGCTGGCGCGCGCGTCGGCGCACTGGGGCGAGCGGCTCATCGAGGAGCAGGGCTTCGCCTGCATGGTGGAGCTGCTGCTCAAGCTGCGCCACTGCCGCCCGGTGATCACCGAGGTCCCGCTGGCCCTGCGGTACGACCGCAAGCAGGGACCCAGCAAGCTGAAGCTGCGGCGGACCGTCGTGCAATACCTGAAACTGCTCGCCCGCGACCGGCTCAGCCCGGCGCCCTACCGGAAGCTGTGA